CCTATTGGAGGCGTCGGCCCTGGAGAAGATGAGCTGCCGGCCACGATGCAGGACATCTTCGCCCAGCTGCACATCCTCCTTCCCCTGGCCGTACAAGATGACGCGTTGACGCGACCCGAAAACCGCAAGCGAGTCGAAGCGGCACTCGCACGCCTGGTCGATCGATCGGACGCACTGGCCGTACACGGCTCCTTGCGTGATCCCGGCGCCCGTTATCTCGGTGCAGTTCTCGGCCGCGAGGCCGCGCGCTCGCTCGAAGACGTGCGCGCCGGTTCTTCGGAGTCAGCGAGCTTTTTCGTTCGCCACTTGACCGGCGTGTGTGTGAGCTGTCACTCGCGCATGAGTTCAGACGACTCCTCGCTGGCTCGGGGCTTCGCCAATAACGAGAGCTTCAAGAGCATGGAGCCGTTCGAACGCGCGCGACTTCACCTGGCAACGCGCCGTTTCGACGACGCGCTCGACTCATACGAAAAGGGGCTGGATCAATGGTCTTCGCGCCTCTTGCCCTGGGGACCACTGGTCGACTATCTGGCGGTGGCCGTGCGAGTGAGACAGGTTCCCAAGCGCGCGCTCGCGACACTTCAGAAACTGGCCAGCCGATCGTTCTCGCAGGTCGTCGACGATGACATCCATGCCTGGATTGCAGACTTGCGGGCCCTTGAAGGCGAGTCCCCTGCCTTCGAGATCGCGCGCATCCGGGCCCAGCTCCGCCAGCTGAGCGAAGCGAAGCGCCGTGTCGCGGACCGTCGCCTGCTGGTGCGGTACCTCGCGGTCAGCGCGGGCCTGCACGCCGCGCTCGAAGAAGAACGAATTGGGCCGGAAAAACTGGCCGAAGCCTATCTCCTGCTCGGAGAAGCAGAACTCGAGATCGCGCGCTTCGCCTGGGCTTCAGCGGCGTTCCAGTACCTGGAACTCGCGATACAAACCGCCAGGGACCCGGTCATCGCGCGCAGGTCTTTCAATCTGTACGAGCAGGAGATCGTTTTTGGATATTCCGGTTCCGGTGGCACGCACATCCCCCCGGACATCCGCCAGCATCTGGAGGAATTGCGCAACCTGGCGTTTCCGCCGGCCGATCTGGAACCGATCTCGGATTGAGTTTCAGACCCGCTCGATGATCGTGCCCGTGCCCAGTCCTCCACCGCAGCACATCGAAATCAGGCCATAGCGTCCGTCTATACGCTCGAGTTCGTGCAATGCGGTCGTGATCAGGCGTGCTCCGGTGCTGCCGGTCGGGTGACCGAGTGCGATGGCTCCGCCGTTGGGGTTTACGCGCTCCTCGACCGGCTTGGCCTCCTTCATCCAGGCCAGCACGACCGACGCGAAGGCCTCGTTCACTTCGCAGGTACTCATGTCCTCGATCTTCAGTCCGGACTGCGCGAGTACCTTGGCGGTCGCGGGGATCGGACCTTTCAGCATCGTGACAGGATCGCACCCGACCAGGGTCGACGCGACGATCTTCGCGCGCGGCTTCACGCCGAGTTTCTTCAGACCCTCCTCAGATGCCAGGATCAGTGCCGCCGCCCCGTCGGAGATCTGTGAGGACGTGCCCGCGGTGTGCAGATTGTTGCCCTTGACCGGGTCGAGTTGAGCCAGTTTCTCCAGCGAGGTTTCGCGCAGCCCTTCGTCTCGCTCGACGCGCACCGTCTCGCCGGTGGGCTTGCCTTCGGCGTCGACCACGGGTGCGTCCAGGGGAATGACCTCGCGATCGAAGTGGCCGGCTTTCCAGGCTGCCGCGGCCCGCTGCTGGCTGCGCAGGCCGAAAGCGTCGGTATCGGCCCGCGTGATGCCGTACTCGTTCGCAATCAGCTCGGCACCGCCAAACTGGGTCGAGAAAGCGAAGTGCTCGCCATAACTCTGGGGCATCGGTGAGCCGCCCTTCATGTTCGCGCCCAGCGGAATTCGACTCATCATCTCTACACCGCAGGCCAGGGCGACATCCTCGAGGCCAGAGCCCACCAGTCCGGCCGCCAGAGTGGTGGCTTGTTGGCTCGATCCACACTGCGAATCGATCGTCGTCGAGGCCACCTCCTCCGCCAGTCCCTGCGACAACCAGGCGATCCGGGCGGTATTGAAACTCTGCTCACCCACCTGTGAGACGCAGCCTCCGATCACCTGTCCGATCTGCTCGGCGTCGACGCCGCTGCGGTCGAGTGCGGCCTTCTGGATGCGACCCAGCAGGTCTGCGGGATGGAGGGACGAAACGGCTCCGCCCCGCCTTCCGATTGGACTGCGGACGGCTTCAATGATGTAGACTGGACGCATAGATAGACCCCTCTAAGCATGGGTGGAGGAATCGAAATTCTCCGCTCCCGGCAAAACGATTGGCTCGTCGAGTTCAGGTTTCGACCCGACCATTTCGAGAATACCACCTGTCGAGTCGTCTGAGGGGAGGGCCGACCGCGGCGACGCGGTCCATGGCATGGGAGAAAATGCAGTGGAAAATAGTCAATCCGATCCCAAGGTCCGGAGTGAGTTCGTCGACGCCTACGATGACGACGAGCGGCTGTTGCGCGGTGCAATCCTGCGCGAGCCGATTTCCGCACTAGAACCCAGGAAGCCGGTGCTGGTTCCCGCGGAAATGAAATTGCGGGAAGCCGTGACCATCATGACGGAGAATCACACCGGCTGCGTCTGCGTGGTTGAGGAAGGCGTTCTCGTGGGTATCTTCACCGAACGTGACCTATTGCGGGCGGTACAGGAGAACATCGATCCATCGAATGTAAGTGTGGGTCAGGTCATGACGGGCAAGCCCGAAACCCTCAGGCCGGAACACGGGATCGCCCTGGCGCTGAACATGATGTCGGAAGGTGGTTTCCGGCACATTCCGCTGACCGACACGGGAGGCCGACCCGTCGGAATCGTCGCGATGCGGGACATCGTGAGGTTCATCTGTACCATGTTTCCCGACGTTACCTCGGCGATTCCTCCCGACCCATCGGCCATCCAGACGGAGTACGGCGGCTGAACGAAATGAGCGAACTGAACGGTGGCAGCGAGGGCGGTCCTTCGGGTTCCGTTGAAGAGGTTGATTCGGTAGTCATTCGCTTCGTCGGTGACTCCGGCGATGGCATGCAACTGACGGGGACGGAGTTCACTCGAACCGCCGCTCTGTCGGGCAACGATATTTCGACTTTCCCCGATTTTCCATCGGAGATCCGCGCACCCGCGGGAAGTCTGGCGGGAGTTTCCGGCTTTCAACTGCAGTTCTCGAGCCAGGAGATCTTCACACCCGGAGACGCGCCCGACGTGCTGGTCGCGATGAACCCGGCCGCACTCAAGACGAATCTCGATGATCTGGTGAAGGGCGGGCTGTTGTTGGTGGACAGCGGCGCCTTCAAGAAGAAGAACCTCGAACTGGCCTGCTACACCACGAACCCGT
This is a stretch of genomic DNA from bacterium. It encodes these proteins:
- a CDS encoding steroid 3-ketoacyl-CoA thiolase codes for the protein MRPVYIIEAVRSPIGRRGGAVSSLHPADLLGRIQKAALDRSGVDAEQIGQVIGGCVSQVGEQSFNTARIAWLSQGLAEEVASTTIDSQCGSSQQATTLAAGLVGSGLEDVALACGVEMMSRIPLGANMKGGSPMPQSYGEHFAFSTQFGGAELIANEYGITRADTDAFGLRSQQRAAAAWKAGHFDREVIPLDAPVVDAEGKPTGETVRVERDEGLRETSLEKLAQLDPVKGNNLHTAGTSSQISDGAAALILASEEGLKKLGVKPRAKIVASTLVGCDPVTMLKGPIPATAKVLAQSGLKIEDMSTCEVNEAFASVVLAWMKEAKPVEERVNPNGGAIALGHPTGSTGARLITTALHELERIDGRYGLISMCCGGGLGTGTIIERV
- a CDS encoding CBS domain-containing protein, producing MENSQSDPKVRSEFVDAYDDDERLLRGAILREPISALEPRKPVLVPAEMKLREAVTIMTENHTGCVCVVEEGVLVGIFTERDLLRAVQENIDPSNVSVGQVMTGKPETLRPEHGIALALNMMSEGGFRHIPLTDTGGRPVGIVAMRDIVRFICTMFPDVTSAIPPDPSAIQTEYGG